From one Musa acuminata AAA Group cultivar baxijiao chromosome BXJ2-6, Cavendish_Baxijiao_AAA, whole genome shotgun sequence genomic stretch:
- the LOC103987664 gene encoding VQ motif-containing protein 31 produces MEKAAPRSPAPATTFVRTDTATFKELVQRLTAGPQIDDAHKHHPALSSSSSSSHKLKTPGLKRQHEQRRGVPRRRFTALRPRPLSLPASPAAISPAMSPVVASPSTSFARLHIREEGGNKVQVDPNEEEEKAIKERRFYLHPSPRPRNAEAPELLPLFPLSSSSQPSDQP; encoded by the coding sequence ATGGAGAAGGCAGCGCCGCGAAGCCCCGCTCCGGCCACCACCTTCGTGCGAACCGACACGGCCACCTTCAAAGAGCTCGTGCAGCGGCTGACGGCCGGCCCCCAGATCGACGACGCCCACAAGCACCACCccgccctctcctcctcctcctcctcttcccacaAGCTGAAGACGCCGGGGCTCAAGCGGCAGCACGAGCAGCGGCGGGGAGTCCCTCGGCGCAGGTTCACCGCCCTCCGGCCTCGGCCGCTCTCCCTCCCGGCCAGCCCCGCCGCCATCTCCCCTGCCATGAGCCCCGTGGTGGCGTCTCCTTCGACCAGCTTCGCCAGGCTTCACATACGCGAGGAGGGAGGCAACAAGGTGCAGGTGGATCcgaacgaggaggaggagaaggctatCAAGGAGAGGAGGTTTTACTTGCACCCCTCGCCACGGCCGCGTAACGCCGAGGCGCCGGAGTTGCTTCCTCTCTTTCCGTTGTCTTCTTCTTCCCAGCCCAGTGACCAACCCTGA
- the LOC135614750 gene encoding zinc finger CCCH domain-containing protein 5-like isoform X2: MSEPQPTDSFAGDPPPMADPSSGAVSPEPVAEAGATADVGCTSRKEKRKALKKLKRKQTRREAAIREREEDEARSNDPEEKRKIRLREQEEVEIAERERKLFEERERLWFEAAAARKAAEEEEEQRRKELMEKSQEKNQHDAHVNEEDGDDEWDYIEEGPAEIIWQGNEIIVKKKRVRVAKKNANKQQSEEDDNRPTSNPLPPQSVAFASYMNGPSISAQEVLERVAQEVPNFGTEQDKAHCPFHLKTGACRFGPRCSRVHFHPDKSCTLLIKNMYNGPGLVSEQDEGLEYTDEEVERCYEEFYEDVHTEFLKFGELVNFKVCKNGSYHLRGNVYVHYKSLDSAVLAYNNINGRFFAGKQITCEFVGVTKWKVAICGEYMKSKLKTCSHGSACNFIHCFRNPGGDYEWADWDNPPPKYWIRKMIALFGPSNEYEHHKQVDLKEFDRPRCSDRKRTPIDKRYFSRRSDSELDELDNDSPAKNRREQSSRSKEKPTSVEKHERSEEYDKLNYYDDREYKRKHREDSSGQKRVKPYVNEHMKSKRYKSRFQEQQKYAQFSDYTDDDRELSDDHSNSLSSDKSSHRLSIDEERYNGRSCSDDLGSDVDPSRRITSQHSGCLTESREYGRRSKHKSYDYEIDGHSGKFGKPNDHHLRVSSHDLDWKARSEGSDLEDADARLPHSRSRREKKHDRSSRKRNLHQEKGNDNDRSDEPSNKKLKRKEEKRYSGRSSGRQTVR, translated from the exons ATGAGCGAACCCCAACCAACCGATTCCTTCGCGGGCGATCCTCCTCCGATGGCGGACCCGAGTTCCGGCGCGGTGTCGCCGGAGCCGGTGGCGGAAGCTGGTGCCACCGCGGATGTTGGATGCACGTCGAGGAAGGAGAAGCGGAAGGCTCTGAAGAAACTGAAGCGGAAGCAGACGAGAAGGGAGGCCGCGAttcgggagagggaggaggacgagGCGCGGTCCAATGACCCGGAGGAGAAGCGTAAGATCCGACTGAGGGAGCAGGAGGAGGTCGAGATCGCGGAGAGGGAGCGGAAGCTGTTCGAGGAGCGGGAGAGGTTGTGGTTCGAGGCGGCCGCGGCGAGGAAGGCggctgaggaagaggaggagcagcGGCGGAAGGAGCTCATGGAGAAATCTCAAGAGAAG AATCAGCATGATGCTCATGTAAATGAGGAGGATGGAGATGATGAATGGGATTATATTGAAGAAGGCCCTGCTGAAATCATCTGGCAGGGGAATGAGATCATAGTAAAAAAGAAAAGGGTGAGAGTTGCAAAGAAAAATGCTAATAAACAGCAATCTGAAGAG GATGATAACAGACCAACTTCCAATCCGCTACCTCCACAGTCTGTAGCTTTTGCTTCATACATGAACGGTCCATCAATTTCTGCACAAGAAGTGCTGGAAAGGGTTGCCCAAGAAGTTCCAAATTTTGGAACAGAGCaa GATAAAGCTCATTGCCCATTTCACCTCAAGACAGGAGCTTGTCGTTTTGGGCCACGCTGTAGTAGAGTTCATTTTCATCCTGATAAATCTTGCACATTGCTCATCAAAAATATGTATAATGGTCCAGGCCTTGTTTCGGAGCAGGATGAGGGGCTTGAG TATACAGATGAAGAGGTTGAACGTTGTTATGAAGAATTTTATGAAGATGTGCATACAGAGTTCCTGAAGTTCGGTGAACTTGTAAACTTCAAG GTGTGCAAGAATGGTTCTTACCATCTACGTGGAAATGTATATGTACACTACAAGTCCCTGGACTCGGCTGTTCTTGCTTATAACAACATTAACGGTCGTTTTTTCGCTGGAAAACAG ATAACATGTGAGTTTGTTGGTGTGACAAAGTGGAAGGTTGCTATATGTGGCGAATACATGAAATCGAAGTTAAAA ACTTGTTCTCATGGGTCTGCTTGCAATTTCATTCACTGCTTCCGCAACCCTGGAGGAGATTATGAGTGGGCTGATTGGGACAACCCTCCGCCCAAGTACTGGATCAGAAAGATGATTGCTTTATTTGGTCCTTCAAATGAGTATGAGCATCACAAGCAGGTGGATTTGAAAGAATTTGATAGGCCAAGGTGTTCAGATAGGAAGAGAACACCAATAGACAAACG GTACTTCTCTAGAAGGTCTGACAGTGAGCTGGATGAACTCGATAATGATTCTCCTGCCAAAAACAGGAGGGAGCAATCAAGTAGGAGCAAAGAGAAGCCCACTTCTGTGGAAAAGCATGAACGATCTGAAGAATATGATAAGTTAAACTATTATGATGACCGGGAATATAAGAGGAAACACAGGGAAGACTCATCGGGGCAAAAAAGAGTAAAGCCCTATGTCAATGAGCACATGAAATCAAAAAGGTACAAATCAAGATTTCAGGAACAACAGAAGTATGCACAATTTTCAGACTACACTGATGATGACAGAGAACTTAGTGATGACCATTCCAATAGCCTCTCAAGTGACAAGTCCAGTCACAGGCttagcatcgatgaagaacgctaCAATGGAAGAAGTTGTTCTGATGATCTTGGTTCCGACGTAGACCCTTCTCGCAGAATCACCTCACAGCACAGTGGTTGCCTCACTGAAAGTAGAGAATATGGTCGACGATCAAAGCATAAGTCCTATGACTATGAGATCGATGGTCATAGTGGTAAATTTGGAAAACCAAATGATCACCATTTGAGAGTTTCTTCTCATGATCTTGATTGGAAAGCCAGAAGTGAAGGTTCTGATCTAGAGGATGCTGATGCTCGTTTACCACATAGCAGAAGCAGGCGAGAAAAGAAACATGATAGAAGCAGTAGAAAGAGAAATCTTCACCAGGAAAAGGGCAACGACAATGATCGTAGTGATGAGCCTAGTAACAAAAagttgaagaggaaggaagagaagagatACTCCGGTAGGTCTTCAGGCAGACAGACAGTTCGATAA
- the LOC135614750 gene encoding zinc finger CCCH domain-containing protein 5-like isoform X1, protein MSEPQPTDSFAGDPPPMADPSSGAVSPEPVAEAGATADVGCTSRKEKRKALKKLKRKQTRREAAIREREEDEARSNDPEEKRKIRLREQEEVEIAERERKLFEERERLWFEAAAARKAAEEEEEQRRKELMEKSQEKNQHDAHVNEEDGDDEWDYIEEGPAEIIWQGNEIIVKKKRVRVAKKNANKQQSEEDDNRPTSNPLPPQSVAFASYMNGPSISAQEVLERVAQEVPNFGTEQDKAHCPFHLKTGACRFGPRCSRVHFHPDKSCTLLIKNMYNGPGLVSEQDEGLEYTDEEVERCYEEFYEDVHTEFLKFGELVNFKVCKNGSYHLRGNVYVHYKSLDSAVLAYNNINGRFFAGKQITCEFVGVTKWKVAICGEYMKSKLKTCSHGSACNFIHCFRNPGGDYEWADWDNPPPKYWIRKMIALFGPSNEYEHHKQVDLKEFDRPRCSDRKRTPIDKRRYFSRRSDSELDELDNDSPAKNRREQSSRSKEKPTSVEKHERSEEYDKLNYYDDREYKRKHREDSSGQKRVKPYVNEHMKSKRYKSRFQEQQKYAQFSDYTDDDRELSDDHSNSLSSDKSSHRLSIDEERYNGRSCSDDLGSDVDPSRRITSQHSGCLTESREYGRRSKHKSYDYEIDGHSGKFGKPNDHHLRVSSHDLDWKARSEGSDLEDADARLPHSRSRREKKHDRSSRKRNLHQEKGNDNDRSDEPSNKKLKRKEEKRYSGRSSGRQTVR, encoded by the exons ATGAGCGAACCCCAACCAACCGATTCCTTCGCGGGCGATCCTCCTCCGATGGCGGACCCGAGTTCCGGCGCGGTGTCGCCGGAGCCGGTGGCGGAAGCTGGTGCCACCGCGGATGTTGGATGCACGTCGAGGAAGGAGAAGCGGAAGGCTCTGAAGAAACTGAAGCGGAAGCAGACGAGAAGGGAGGCCGCGAttcgggagagggaggaggacgagGCGCGGTCCAATGACCCGGAGGAGAAGCGTAAGATCCGACTGAGGGAGCAGGAGGAGGTCGAGATCGCGGAGAGGGAGCGGAAGCTGTTCGAGGAGCGGGAGAGGTTGTGGTTCGAGGCGGCCGCGGCGAGGAAGGCggctgaggaagaggaggagcagcGGCGGAAGGAGCTCATGGAGAAATCTCAAGAGAAG AATCAGCATGATGCTCATGTAAATGAGGAGGATGGAGATGATGAATGGGATTATATTGAAGAAGGCCCTGCTGAAATCATCTGGCAGGGGAATGAGATCATAGTAAAAAAGAAAAGGGTGAGAGTTGCAAAGAAAAATGCTAATAAACAGCAATCTGAAGAG GATGATAACAGACCAACTTCCAATCCGCTACCTCCACAGTCTGTAGCTTTTGCTTCATACATGAACGGTCCATCAATTTCTGCACAAGAAGTGCTGGAAAGGGTTGCCCAAGAAGTTCCAAATTTTGGAACAGAGCaa GATAAAGCTCATTGCCCATTTCACCTCAAGACAGGAGCTTGTCGTTTTGGGCCACGCTGTAGTAGAGTTCATTTTCATCCTGATAAATCTTGCACATTGCTCATCAAAAATATGTATAATGGTCCAGGCCTTGTTTCGGAGCAGGATGAGGGGCTTGAG TATACAGATGAAGAGGTTGAACGTTGTTATGAAGAATTTTATGAAGATGTGCATACAGAGTTCCTGAAGTTCGGTGAACTTGTAAACTTCAAG GTGTGCAAGAATGGTTCTTACCATCTACGTGGAAATGTATATGTACACTACAAGTCCCTGGACTCGGCTGTTCTTGCTTATAACAACATTAACGGTCGTTTTTTCGCTGGAAAACAG ATAACATGTGAGTTTGTTGGTGTGACAAAGTGGAAGGTTGCTATATGTGGCGAATACATGAAATCGAAGTTAAAA ACTTGTTCTCATGGGTCTGCTTGCAATTTCATTCACTGCTTCCGCAACCCTGGAGGAGATTATGAGTGGGCTGATTGGGACAACCCTCCGCCCAAGTACTGGATCAGAAAGATGATTGCTTTATTTGGTCCTTCAAATGAGTATGAGCATCACAAGCAGGTGGATTTGAAAGAATTTGATAGGCCAAGGTGTTCAGATAGGAAGAGAACACCAATAGACAAACG TAGGTACTTCTCTAGAAGGTCTGACAGTGAGCTGGATGAACTCGATAATGATTCTCCTGCCAAAAACAGGAGGGAGCAATCAAGTAGGAGCAAAGAGAAGCCCACTTCTGTGGAAAAGCATGAACGATCTGAAGAATATGATAAGTTAAACTATTATGATGACCGGGAATATAAGAGGAAACACAGGGAAGACTCATCGGGGCAAAAAAGAGTAAAGCCCTATGTCAATGAGCACATGAAATCAAAAAGGTACAAATCAAGATTTCAGGAACAACAGAAGTATGCACAATTTTCAGACTACACTGATGATGACAGAGAACTTAGTGATGACCATTCCAATAGCCTCTCAAGTGACAAGTCCAGTCACAGGCttagcatcgatgaagaacgctaCAATGGAAGAAGTTGTTCTGATGATCTTGGTTCCGACGTAGACCCTTCTCGCAGAATCACCTCACAGCACAGTGGTTGCCTCACTGAAAGTAGAGAATATGGTCGACGATCAAAGCATAAGTCCTATGACTATGAGATCGATGGTCATAGTGGTAAATTTGGAAAACCAAATGATCACCATTTGAGAGTTTCTTCTCATGATCTTGATTGGAAAGCCAGAAGTGAAGGTTCTGATCTAGAGGATGCTGATGCTCGTTTACCACATAGCAGAAGCAGGCGAGAAAAGAAACATGATAGAAGCAGTAGAAAGAGAAATCTTCACCAGGAAAAGGGCAACGACAATGATCGTAGTGATGAGCCTAGTAACAAAAagttgaagaggaaggaagagaagagatACTCCGGTAGGTCTTCAGGCAGACAGACAGTTCGATAA